In the Streptomyces sp. BHT-5-2 genome, one interval contains:
- a CDS encoding PLP-dependent transferase, with protein sequence MTTPTAPAHGSARRVKSAFAALHGADSALIVPGVVAATMGTLLALTNPGGHIVASDQTCDPLRGMLHQELTGLGRSVTFVDCTDVDSVAAAVQPSTQVVYTQSLSDPLMRLCPVNEIAIHAQMNDLLLAVDNTALSPAELRPLETGAVVVIEDTAPYLDAWGDVDAALVTGLDRHLPRIAEQCARLGGEVDGWAAHLLERSLSTLQLRLSAQRAGAERVAEALRGHPAVRAVHRPSYDEAPWALETHQGFGGLLSFEVVPEVRDLSGVLDACRGDGTPLSTSAQLPARTTHAHLSERVRREAGVSRQLVRLSVGVEDGDALARRVRRALDTALEQNTALKQSNGGERC encoded by the coding sequence ATGACGACGCCCACCGCCCCGGCCCACGGCTCGGCCCGCCGGGTCAAGAGCGCCTTCGCCGCCCTGCACGGCGCCGACTCGGCACTGATCGTCCCCGGCGTCGTGGCCGCCACCATGGGCACGCTGCTCGCGTTGACCAACCCGGGCGGCCACATCGTCGCCTCCGACCAGACCTGCGACCCGCTGCGCGGCATGCTGCACCAGGAACTCACCGGCCTCGGGCGATCGGTGACGTTCGTCGACTGCACCGACGTGGACTCGGTCGCGGCCGCCGTGCAGCCCTCGACGCAGGTCGTGTACACCCAGTCCCTCAGTGACCCGCTGATGAGGCTGTGCCCGGTCAACGAGATCGCTATCCACGCGCAGATGAACGACCTGCTGCTGGCCGTGGACAACACCGCGCTGTCGCCGGCCGAGCTGCGGCCGCTGGAGACCGGCGCCGTGGTCGTCATCGAGGACACGGCCCCCTACCTGGACGCCTGGGGAGACGTCGACGCCGCCCTGGTCACCGGCCTGGACCGGCACCTGCCGCGGATCGCCGAGCAGTGCGCGCGCCTCGGCGGCGAGGTGGACGGCTGGGCGGCGCACCTGCTGGAACGTTCCCTGTCCACCCTGCAGCTGCGCCTGTCCGCCCAGCGAGCGGGCGCCGAGCGGGTCGCCGAGGCGCTGCGCGGGCACCCCGCAGTACGAGCAGTGCACCGGCCGTCGTACGACGAGGCGCCCTGGGCCCTGGAGACCCACCAGGGCTTTGGCGGACTGCTGTCCTTCGAGGTCGTACCGGAGGTCAGGGACCTGTCCGGGGTGCTGGATGCCTGCCGCGGCGACGGCACACCGCTCAGCACATCGGCACAGCTCCCGGCTCGCACCACCCACGCCCACTTGAGCGAGCGGGTGCGCCGGGAGGCGGGCGTCTCACGTCAGCTGGTGCGCCTGTCAGTGGGCGTCGAGGACGGCGACGCGCTGGCCCGCAGGGTTCGGCGGGCCCTGGACACGGCCCTCGAACAGAACACAGCCCTGAAGCAGAGCAACGGAGGAGAGCGATGCTGA
- a CDS encoding radical SAM protein: MSVLTTNRGGTTVDLELNLGRLLDRNPQLQIPRDEYNINVTSNEGDRLSGDELAAEYGTFPGAGHPAHLYFHLPLCNYICHFCNYVKRLVPRGKEDGALRLWSDLLIEESRRYLDRYDWIPHARIESFYIGGGTAALLLNNPDFIKPLVKHARENYDLADGIEFNIEGNPENFQRHHLETARELGFNRFSLGVQSLQDEVNDFTKRRHSAAQSIEAVENLLATGCPFNVDMMFGLPYQTPESVRHDMEILTGLGVPTITIYRLRNADREEMGIGNRAVWNNPTVRERLIREGRFPDLESTYAMRQEAVEVLLEQGYYPSPCGWWSRPGTYEGGNIPQTSKNKWEHYNTMIAYGPGAYGWLTGDQEEFLQTHNITDISKYVSFMQNNEGLPLSFGRRLSGHKAIGTALGFNFKANQPIVLDRYRERFGADLLEMEPFASAFAELLERGLVEEVADGAALKPTLDGEALHEEIIFHYFHQRIGLSDAPVCRR; this comes from the coding sequence TTGTCCGTCCTCACCACCAACCGCGGTGGCACCACGGTCGATCTCGAACTCAACCTCGGCCGCCTCCTCGACCGCAACCCGCAGCTGCAGATCCCCCGCGACGAGTACAACATCAACGTCACCTCGAACGAAGGCGACCGGCTCAGCGGCGACGAACTCGCGGCGGAATACGGCACGTTTCCGGGTGCCGGCCACCCTGCGCACCTGTACTTCCACCTCCCGCTGTGCAACTACATCTGCCACTTCTGCAACTACGTCAAGAGACTGGTGCCGCGGGGCAAGGAGGACGGGGCGCTGCGCCTGTGGTCCGATCTCCTCATCGAGGAGTCCCGCCGCTACCTGGACCGCTACGACTGGATACCGCACGCCCGCATCGAGTCCTTCTACATCGGCGGCGGCACGGCGGCGCTGCTGCTCAACAACCCCGACTTCATCAAGCCATTGGTCAAGCACGCCCGTGAGAACTACGACCTGGCGGACGGCATCGAGTTCAACATCGAGGGCAACCCGGAGAACTTCCAGCGCCACCACCTCGAAACGGCCCGGGAGCTGGGCTTCAACCGGTTCAGTCTCGGTGTGCAGTCCCTGCAGGACGAGGTGAACGACTTCACCAAGCGCCGCCACTCCGCGGCACAGTCGATCGAGGCCGTCGAGAACCTGCTCGCGACCGGCTGTCCTTTCAACGTCGACATGATGTTCGGCCTGCCCTACCAGACCCCGGAGTCGGTACGCCACGACATGGAGATCCTCACCGGCCTCGGCGTCCCGACCATCACCATCTACCGGCTGCGCAACGCAGACCGGGAGGAGATGGGCATCGGTAACCGGGCGGTGTGGAACAACCCCACAGTGCGCGAACGCCTCATCCGCGAGGGCCGCTTCCCTGACCTGGAATCGACGTACGCGATGCGTCAGGAGGCCGTCGAGGTCCTGCTTGAGCAGGGCTACTACCCCAGCCCCTGCGGCTGGTGGAGCCGACCGGGCACCTACGAGGGCGGCAACATCCCGCAGACGTCGAAGAACAAGTGGGAGCACTACAACACCATGATTGCGTACGGCCCCGGGGCCTACGGCTGGCTCACCGGCGACCAGGAGGAGTTCCTCCAGACGCACAACATCACCGACATCAGCAAGTACGTGTCGTTCATGCAGAACAACGAGGGCCTGCCGCTGAGCTTCGGCCGGCGTCTGTCCGGCCACAAGGCCATCGGCACCGCGCTCGGCTTCAACTTCAAGGCCAACCAGCCGATCGTCCTCGACCGCTACCGGGAACGGTTCGGCGCAGATCTGCTCGAAATGGAGCCGTTCGCCTCGGCGTTCGCGGAGTTGCTGGAGCGCGGGCTGGTCGAGGAGGTCGCAGACGGTGCCGCGCTGAAGCCGACCCTGGACGGCGAGGCGCTGCACGAGGAGATCATCTTCCACTACTTCCACCAGCGCATCGGCCTGTCCGACGCGCCCGTGTGCCGGCGGTGA
- a CDS encoding SAM-dependent methyltransferase, whose translation MPLPIPDEASPSCSLDPIGVVRSSRSVPEYDGWGGVTSLIELDPARLRPEAVIGLEQFSHLEVVFHFHLVPESAAVTGACHPRGRTDLPRLGILAQRLRERPNRLGVSRCELVRVDGLTLHVRALDALDGTPVLDVKPYQRLFQPDPATVREPAWLHTAMSAYYDT comes from the coding sequence ATGCCGCTGCCGATACCCGACGAAGCGTCACCTTCCTGCAGCCTGGACCCCATCGGCGTCGTCCGCTCCTCCCGCAGCGTGCCCGAGTACGACGGCTGGGGCGGGGTCACCTCGCTCATCGAGCTCGACCCCGCGCGCCTGCGCCCCGAGGCCGTGATCGGTCTGGAGCAGTTCTCCCACCTCGAAGTCGTCTTCCACTTCCATCTCGTACCCGAGTCAGCGGCCGTCACCGGCGCCTGCCACCCCAGGGGCCGTACGGACCTGCCCCGCCTCGGCATCCTCGCCCAGCGGCTCAGGGAACGCCCCAACCGGCTCGGCGTGTCACGCTGCGAACTGGTCCGCGTCGACGGCCTCACACTGCACGTACGGGCCCTGGACGCGCTGGACGGCACGCCGGTGCTCGACGTCAAGCCGTACCAGCGGCTCTTCCAGCCGGATCCGGCCACGGTACGCGAACCGGCCTGGCTTCACACGGCGATGTCCGCCTACTACGACACCTGA
- a CDS encoding alpha/beta fold hydrolase: MTHPHTTAKSTAVSATESTTVPPSGTGRDGVELQLCDVWRRLLRRDDVGIHDDFFSLGGHSLLAIKLTVEVRRLFQIDLTAADLLSAATVAELAEIVRRGTADRQGQLVRIQQGSGGSPVYALPPVSGTVLLYPPIARAMGVDQPFWAVQSVGLLPGEEPLSSLEDISECFIEQLRTVHPEGAEWNLIGYSMGGLLAYETARRLTERGERVGLVGLLDTRITVEPSGDPDFALRALLWRGLKLNLDIDWLRGLTRDTRAKVLVERAVAAGTMPADFDADRLRRMIDMYQFNLDALAAYRIRPYDGTVTVFRVTDRSMEDCTLPDDLGWSEVAARAVVCDVPGDHFTMVEPGQVEVLGRRLREQLDLASVAALPS, from the coding sequence ATGACTCACCCGCACACCACCGCGAAATCCACCGCAGTATCCGCCACGGAATCCACCACCGTGCCGCCCTCGGGCACTGGCCGTGACGGTGTGGAACTCCAACTCTGCGACGTCTGGCGCCGGTTGCTCCGCCGCGACGACGTCGGTATACACGACGACTTCTTCTCGCTCGGCGGCCACTCGCTGCTCGCCATCAAGCTCACTGTGGAGGTGCGCAGGCTCTTCCAGATCGACCTCACCGCCGCCGACCTGCTCTCCGCGGCCACCGTCGCCGAGCTGGCCGAGATCGTCCGCCGCGGCACGGCCGACCGGCAGGGCCAGCTGGTCCGCATCCAGCAGGGCTCCGGCGGCAGCCCCGTCTACGCCCTGCCGCCGGTGTCCGGAACCGTGCTGCTCTACCCACCCATCGCCCGCGCGATGGGAGTCGACCAGCCGTTCTGGGCGGTCCAGTCGGTCGGCTTACTGCCGGGCGAGGAGCCCCTGTCCTCGCTGGAGGACATCTCCGAGTGCTTCATCGAACAACTGCGCACCGTCCACCCGGAGGGTGCCGAGTGGAACCTGATCGGCTACTCCATGGGCGGACTGCTCGCCTATGAGACCGCCCGCCGACTGACGGAACGCGGCGAGCGCGTCGGACTCGTCGGCCTGCTGGACACCCGCATCACCGTCGAGCCCAGCGGCGACCCGGATTTCGCCCTGCGCGCGCTGCTCTGGCGCGGGCTCAAGCTGAACCTGGATATCGACTGGCTGCGCGGTCTGACCCGGGACACCAGGGCGAAGGTTCTGGTGGAGCGAGCCGTCGCCGCGGGCACCATGCCCGCCGATTTCGACGCCGACCGCCTGCGCCGCATGATCGACATGTACCAGTTCAACCTGGACGCCCTGGCGGCCTACCGGATCAGGCCGTACGACGGCACGGTCACCGTCTTCCGCGTCACCGACCGCTCCATGGAGGACTGCACCCTCCCCGACGACCTGGGCTGGAGCGAGGTCGCGGCCCGCGCCGTGGTCTGCGATGTCCCAGGCGACCACTTCACGATGGTCGAGCCTGGCCAGGTCGAGGTCCTGGGCCGCCGCCTGCGCGAGCAGCTCGACCTGGCGTCCGTGGCTGCGCTGCCCTCGTGA
- a CDS encoding MFS transporter — translation MKIRFIEEGPARTLVLGNLVNSLGNGAFLTCSALYFTRIVGFSPSELGLGLSIAGIAGLFAGVPFGHLADRRGPRGTAAALLALAGVATAAYLATDSYALFVVIAFLYALFERGAHAARQALIPAVLNAENLVRVRAKIRVVTNAGVSAGAGLGGLALLWDTETAYRLTFALNALSFIGCGLLFLRLPAVPPSTERRPGEPRFAVLRDTPYALLAVINMLMLLHIPILEVILPLWIALHTDAPHALTAVLLLLNTLAVVALQVPVTKRIGELRSAVRAFRLAGVVLLGCCTAFALSAGRGPVMATVVLLVAAALHVYGEIVQSAGSWVIGYELAPADKQGQYQGLFNTGIGAVQMFGPVALTLLLIDWGRPGWLLLGVVFLVGGLSMAPAVRWAQARRTGADTATPAPATVA, via the coding sequence ATGAAAATCCGCTTCATCGAGGAAGGGCCGGCCCGCACCCTCGTTCTGGGAAATCTCGTCAATTCCCTCGGCAACGGCGCCTTCCTGACCTGCTCCGCCCTCTACTTCACCCGGATCGTCGGCTTCTCCCCGTCCGAGCTCGGCCTCGGACTCAGCATCGCCGGCATCGCGGGGCTGTTCGCCGGTGTTCCATTCGGACATCTCGCCGACCGCAGGGGCCCCCGCGGCACCGCGGCGGCGCTCCTCGCCCTGGCCGGCGTTGCCACCGCCGCCTACCTGGCGACCGACTCGTATGCCTTGTTCGTCGTGATCGCGTTCCTGTACGCGCTCTTCGAACGCGGCGCACACGCCGCCCGGCAGGCTCTGATCCCGGCGGTCCTGAACGCCGAGAACCTGGTGCGTGTCCGTGCCAAGATCCGCGTCGTCACGAATGCCGGCGTCTCGGCGGGAGCCGGGCTGGGCGGTCTGGCTCTGCTGTGGGATACCGAGACGGCCTACCGGCTCACCTTCGCCCTCAACGCGTTGAGCTTCATCGGCTGCGGTCTGTTGTTCCTGCGGCTGCCTGCCGTACCGCCCTCGACGGAGCGCCGCCCGGGCGAGCCGCGGTTCGCGGTACTGCGGGACACCCCGTACGCGCTGCTGGCCGTGATCAACATGCTGATGCTGCTGCACATCCCGATCCTTGAGGTGATCCTTCCGCTGTGGATCGCGCTGCACACCGACGCACCGCACGCGCTCACCGCCGTACTGCTCCTGCTCAACACTCTCGCCGTGGTCGCCCTGCAGGTTCCCGTCACGAAGAGGATCGGCGAACTGCGCTCGGCCGTCCGGGCCTTCCGGCTGGCGGGAGTCGTCCTGCTCGGCTGCTGCACGGCCTTCGCGCTGTCGGCCGGCCGCGGTCCTGTGATGGCGACGGTGGTGCTGCTGGTGGCGGCGGCGCTGCATGTGTACGGCGAAATTGTGCAGTCGGCCGGTTCCTGGGTGATCGGCTACGAACTCGCGCCCGCGGACAAACAGGGCCAGTACCAGGGCCTGTTCAACACCGGGATCGGGGCCGTCCAGATGTTCGGCCCGGTCGCGCTGACCCTGCTCCTCATCGACTGGGGTAGGCCCGGATGGCTGCTGCTCGGCGTGGTGTTCCTGGTCGGCGGGCTGTCCATGGCGCCGGCGGTGCGCTGGGCCCAGGCCCGCCGGACCGGCGCGGACACGGCCACCCCTGCGCCGGCCACCGTCGCCTAA
- a CDS encoding alpha/beta fold hydrolase, translated as MTTGKKEGHNLPEPMLAGGGSGVELLDYDAVPGRRTDGSAPGSMLLIHGFGGDKGQLRPLGDALCPSGSVAVYPSLRAHGDSHRPAWGYSVLDFSADLHRFADALPDDLHLVGYSYGGLVAAISAVTWGAAKVRSLVLIDQSFDAHPALHVADEWAEGSLLRWTYDFGHLPDLLERLGIPVLLLAAADSHNILADERERLSDRGGRALAVETIQGSHADCYRNTDQLASAMRDFYRGRFAGTDEKENAA; from the coding sequence ATGACGACTGGCAAAAAGGAAGGGCACAACCTTCCCGAGCCGATGCTGGCGGGAGGCGGCAGCGGTGTCGAGCTGCTGGACTACGACGCCGTACCCGGTCGGCGGACGGATGGCTCCGCCCCGGGAAGCATGCTCCTGATCCATGGTTTCGGTGGCGACAAAGGACAGCTGCGACCGCTCGGCGACGCCCTGTGCCCGAGCGGTTCGGTGGCCGTCTACCCCTCCCTGCGCGCCCACGGCGACAGCCACCGGCCGGCATGGGGCTACTCGGTGCTGGACTTCTCCGCCGACCTCCACCGCTTCGCCGACGCCCTCCCGGACGACCTGCACCTGGTCGGCTACTCCTACGGAGGACTTGTGGCGGCCATCTCTGCGGTCACCTGGGGTGCGGCCAAGGTGCGCAGTCTCGTGCTGATCGACCAGTCCTTCGACGCCCACCCCGCCCTGCACGTGGCAGACGAGTGGGCCGAGGGCAGCCTGCTGCGCTGGACCTACGACTTCGGGCATCTCCCGGATCTGCTGGAGCGGCTGGGCATCCCCGTACTGCTGTTGGCCGCCGCGGACAGCCACAACATCCTGGCTGACGAACGCGAACGTCTCTCCGATCGGGGCGGCAGGGCCCTCGCGGTGGAAACCATCCAGGGATCCCATGCCGACTGCTACCGCAATACGGACCAGCTCGCCTCCGCGATGCGCGACTTCTATCGGGGTCGATTCGCCGGAACCGATGAGAAGGAAAACGCCGCATGA
- a CDS encoding amino acid adenylation domain-containing protein: MGFGLIHQAVAHQARMTPGALAVVDGDIRLDYATLDTAADAWATALLASGAGPGTLIPVLLPRSARLYVALLAILKCGAGYAALDPRWPRERTDGVLAQLGAPVLVADAEELPEHWTVWRPPADLSARTCKGDSQAYVGPADVPASVFFTSGTSGTPKGVVSPHFATTRLFMADGPLDFGPSTVMLQAAPAAWDAFSLELWGPLTTGGSCVTAAEDYLLPDTLRRLIDAHAVDTAWLTASLFNLFTEIDADCFRGLRRLYIGGERLSTSHVGRFLGLHPGIRLFNGYGPVESCVFATVHPIAGPDCEAKYGVPIGRPVPGTGVHILDEEGHECPPDTVGELCISGAGLAQGYLGDPALTATRFQERLADATRLYRTGDHGFRDADGVFHFTGRADRQVKVRGYRIEPEEIEAHAGRLPGVSHCVAIPVPGELGNYDRLALFYTTSGEDRSPTDPALLRRSLGLRLPPHSVPDVVCRVDHLPVTANGKIDRLGLLATLAP; this comes from the coding sequence ATGGGGTTCGGACTCATCCACCAGGCCGTCGCGCACCAGGCCCGGATGACACCGGGCGCCCTCGCGGTGGTCGACGGCGATATACGGCTCGACTACGCGACCCTCGACACCGCGGCCGACGCCTGGGCGACCGCCCTGCTGGCCTCCGGTGCTGGCCCAGGCACGCTGATCCCGGTCCTGTTGCCCCGCTCTGCCCGTCTCTACGTCGCCCTCCTCGCAATCCTCAAGTGCGGTGCTGGCTATGCCGCGTTGGACCCGAGGTGGCCGCGGGAGCGGACTGACGGCGTGCTGGCACAGCTGGGTGCTCCCGTGCTGGTGGCCGACGCAGAAGAGTTGCCGGAGCATTGGACGGTTTGGAGGCCGCCGGCCGACCTTTCGGCCCGGACCTGCAAGGGCGACTCCCAGGCGTACGTCGGCCCCGCGGACGTGCCCGCCTCGGTCTTCTTCACCTCAGGAACCAGCGGTACGCCGAAGGGCGTCGTCTCCCCGCACTTCGCCACCACGCGGTTGTTCATGGCGGACGGCCCGCTGGATTTCGGGCCGAGCACCGTCATGCTGCAGGCGGCGCCGGCGGCCTGGGACGCGTTCTCGCTTGAGCTGTGGGGGCCGCTCACGACCGGCGGTAGCTGCGTGACCGCGGCCGAGGACTACCTGCTGCCGGACACTCTGCGGCGGTTGATCGACGCCCACGCAGTCGATACCGCCTGGCTGACGGCATCCCTCTTCAACCTCTTCACCGAGATAGACGCGGACTGCTTCCGTGGCCTGCGACGCCTGTACATCGGCGGTGAGCGGCTGTCGACGTCCCATGTCGGCCGGTTCCTCGGCCTGCACCCCGGTATCCGGCTGTTCAACGGATACGGTCCGGTGGAGAGCTGCGTGTTCGCCACCGTGCATCCCATCGCCGGGCCGGACTGCGAGGCGAAGTACGGCGTTCCGATCGGCCGTCCCGTGCCCGGCACCGGCGTCCACATCCTGGACGAGGAAGGCCATGAGTGCCCGCCCGACACTGTCGGCGAACTGTGCATCAGCGGTGCCGGACTGGCACAGGGCTACCTGGGCGATCCGGCCCTGACGGCCACGCGCTTCCAGGAGCGCCTGGCCGATGCCACCCGCCTCTACCGCACCGGCGACCACGGATTCCGGGACGCCGACGGCGTCTTCCACTTCACCGGTCGCGCCGACCGTCAGGTCAAGGTCCGCGGCTACCGCATCGAACCGGAGGAAATCGAAGCCCACGCGGGCCGACTGCCCGGCGTCTCGCACTGCGTCGCCATACCCGTACCCGGCGAACTGGGCAACTACGACCGACTCGCGCTGTTCTACACGACCTCCGGCGAGGACCGCAGCCCCACCGACCCCGCCCTGTTGCGCCGTTCACTGGGGCTGAGGCTTCCCCCGCACTCCGTCCCAGACGTCGTATGCCGTGTGGACCACCTACCGGTAACGGCGAACGGAAAGATTGACCGCTTGGGACTTCTGGCCACACTCGCCCCCTGA
- a CDS encoding SAM-dependent methyltransferase, protein MWSGDSAPAEVVCHPVGRVVGGRGEVRDDDWGGERAVIRLDADRFGPDAVAGLDAFSHLEVVYHFHRVPVDRIETGARHPRGNTDWPLAGIFAQRGKNRPNRLGVSRCRLLDVDGLDLHVQGLDAIDGTPVLDIKPYMTEFGPRETVTQPTWTTEIMRHYY, encoded by the coding sequence ATGTGGAGCGGTGACAGCGCCCCTGCCGAGGTGGTGTGTCATCCGGTGGGTCGGGTGGTCGGTGGGCGGGGCGAGGTCCGGGACGACGACTGGGGTGGGGAACGGGCCGTCATCCGTCTGGATGCCGACCGGTTCGGTCCCGACGCGGTGGCGGGCCTGGACGCCTTCTCCCACCTGGAGGTCGTCTACCACTTCCACCGCGTCCCCGTGGACCGGATCGAGACCGGGGCCCGTCACCCGCGCGGCAACACCGACTGGCCCCTGGCCGGCATCTTCGCCCAGCGCGGCAAGAACCGCCCCAACCGCCTCGGCGTCTCCCGCTGCCGCCTGCTCGACGTCGACGGACTCGACCTCCACGTCCAGGGCCTGGACGCCATCGACGGCACCCCCGTCCTCGACATCAAGCCCTACATGACCGAGTTCGGCCCCCGGGAAACCGTCACCCAGCCCACCTGGACCACCGAGATCATGCGCCACTACTACTGA
- a CDS encoding response regulator transcription factor: MRAAICDSRPWVLMGLTHLLTTRSSAEIVFVSASALPEPGEEVDVLFVEDGPMVPAVEEWSQADGRDASTVVVSAEVTPDEVLRRVSELHAVHPSQADRSVDALSPREQEVLRFIAAGMTHGQVSRRIGISQHTVDTYVKRVRSKLSVGNKAELTRIALSLSPS; encoded by the coding sequence ATGCGAGCTGCCATCTGTGATAGCCGGCCGTGGGTTCTCATGGGCCTCACGCACCTGCTGACCACGCGATCCTCCGCCGAGATCGTGTTCGTGTCGGCCTCCGCTCTCCCTGAACCGGGAGAGGAGGTCGATGTGCTGTTCGTCGAAGACGGGCCGATGGTCCCTGCAGTGGAAGAGTGGTCACAAGCCGACGGGCGAGACGCGAGCACCGTCGTCGTGAGTGCCGAGGTGACGCCCGATGAAGTGCTGCGGCGGGTATCCGAACTGCACGCCGTCCACCCGTCGCAGGCTGACCGCTCGGTGGATGCACTGTCTCCGCGCGAACAAGAGGTGCTGCGCTTCATTGCTGCCGGAATGACCCACGGCCAGGTCTCACGACGCATCGGGATCAGCCAGCACACCGTCGACACATATGTCAAGAGGGTGCGCTCGAAGCTCAGCGTCGGAAACAAGGCCGAACTCACCCGCATTGCCCTCAGTCTCAGTCCCTCATGA